The segment ATCCTTCTCTGGGAATGGTGTCATTTTGAATACGGGCGACTTCGTGCCAAAATAGCAGGTTTCGTTGGTCAATAGCCAGGTTTTCCCACTTGGCTAAGTCAATTTGAATTTCTACTTCGTCTCTTCCTAGTTCTTCACAGCGGACAAGCGGTGGATTGATTTCCGTACTGCCTTCTACCATGACCCAACTTTGTAATTCTGGCGGTAAGAGGGTTTTTAACCGCCTTAGTTCACTCATTTCCGCTCTAGCAGACGAGGTTACATAGGATGTCATAGGGCTATTTGATGTTTTTAGTTGTCATTATAAGGAATTTTATCCTGAGACTGTAGCGGTGTTATACCATAACCCGCTTCTTCTATGATAATCATGGAGGGCAAAGAATGGGGAAAGAATGGGGATAGGTTTTCAGGATTAAATTGATTCGTCTCTTACTTCAGTTTTGGCTAATTGTCTATAGGGTTTATCTAAGAATTCCAAAGGATGTATTAGTTTAATTAAATTTTATCAAATCTTCAATTAATATTTTAGTGCCAATTCCAATTAAAGTCAAGCCCCCAATAATCTCAATTTTTTGATTGAAAATCCCTCCAAATTTATGGCCGATAAATACTCCAACCAATGATAAGCCAAAGGTAATTAACCCAATTAAGGTACAGGGTAAAAGAATGGAGTATTTTAAGAAAGATAATCCTAACCCTGCGGCTAGAGCATCAATACTGGTGGCAATGGCCAAGGCAAGTAAGGTATAGGTATCTAAAGGATTAAATTTTTTATTGTCTTCTTCAAGTTTGGTCGCTTCATAGATCATTTTTCCCCCAATAAACCCTAATAGTATAAAAGCAATCCAATGATCAAAACTGCTTAATATTCCTCTAAAAGACAATCCTAATAGCCAGCCAATTAAGGGCATAATTCCTTGAAATACACCGAAAAATAAGGCAATTTTCAGGGCTTTATGTAATTTAATGTGTTGAATCACAAAACCACTGGTTAAGGAAACCGCAAAAGCATCAGCCGCTAACCCTAAACCTAAAAAACTTATATTGAGTAGTTCCATTCCCAAAAACCATTACTTATTTTGATTTATTTCTATACATTAGCTGATTTGGGGCTTAAAAGCTTTCATTTTTCTTTCATTGTTTGTTCATTATTTATTCATGGTTTTAAAAAAATGGATAAGCTATCAATTCCATTAATTTAATCATTGTAAATCCGATAATTTCTTAGAATATATATTGGTTTTTTTCATGATTCTCCTTGTCTATTTTTCTAGTTCTTGTTCCAACAATTTTAGAATGGACATTATAATATCGTGCTGCTTGAGACATATTAAAGCTTAATAAATCCTCTCTTTCTAATCTATGTCTAGATGTTAGTTTGCGCGGAATAATTTCAAGAACTTCAATAATTTCTTGAGCAACAGCTTTAGCCAATAAAGGCGGAACTGAATTGCCAATTTGACGAAATCCATGCCATTTTGTCACATGAAATCGAAACCAATCAGGATAGGAATGTAGTCTTGCTGCTTCTCTAACAGTAATACATCTAGGGTGAAAAGGATGTATTGGACGAGGGGAAGTATGGGCCCCTCGATTACTAGGTGTTCCTGCTCTTAAAGTGTTACATAAACCGTCAGGATGCAATTTTAAAAAGCGACTAATTGGTTCAATTTTTCCTGGGAGAGTATGCTTAAATCTTTCAATAGATTTCGGCGTATGTTTTGTCAACAAACTTGAGGTTAATAGTTGCTGATTATACTCTCTGTAATAAGAATAATCATCATCTAAATGAGATAAATTTCTTAAGTTTTTAACATAATTACTCGGTTTTCCATAATCAGCAATTACCCAATCTTGATAGGTTAATTCTGGATAATTATTAACTTCTGGTAAATCGTTAATTGCATTTTTAACCGTCGGAGTTTTGGGAAGTAACTGAGCATTATGTTGTGAATATTGAGTAATAAAATCAGGATAATTAGGCAATTCTAATCCTTGTTTTGCTCCCAACAAAAATAGTCTTTCTCTTGTTTGTGGAACCCCAAAATTAGCGGCATTTAAAATTTGATAATCTGTTCTAACTTGATAATCATTTCGAGCAAATACATCAAAAATTTCTTGTAAAAACTTTTGATGTTTACCTATCGCCATACCGGGAACATTTTCCATGACGAAGTAGTTAGGATTTAGTTCCAACACTAAACGGATAAAATGCTTAACTAAAGCGTTACGATCATCTTCTAAACTCCGTTTACCTATTAAGGAAAACCCCTGACAGGGAGGCCCCCCAAAAACGACATCAATCGGTTGATTACTAATGTTAGAAAAATCCCTAATTTCCCTCGCTGTTATGGTTTCGACAGACTCACAAATAACCGTCCAAAAAGGAAAATTATATTCATGAATAGCGCAGTGTATGGGATCAATTTCCACAGAAGCTAAAACATCAAATCCTGCTTGTTCAAACCCTAATGTCATTCCCCCTGCACCAGCAAATAAATCAACAGCAATTGGTCGCTTTTTCTTCATTGATAATCAAATAATTAACATTAAAATTCAACAATTACAGGAGTATGATCGCTTGGCTTTTCTAATTTTCTAGGCTCCCTATCTATTATACAATTAATCGCTTTTTTATACAATTTATCCGTTAAATAAAGATGATCAATTCGCCAGCCTCTATTACGTTGAAATCCCCCTGAACGATAATCCCACCAACTAAAATGGCCTCCATCTGTTGTAAATTTACGAAAGGCATCTTTTAAACCAATTGTCAATATTTTTTGCAATGATTCTCTTTCTAAAGAAGAGGACATAATATGTTTTTCTTTGTTTTTGGGATCGTAAATGTCTATGTCTTCCAAAGCAACATTAAAGTCCCCACAAATACATAATTCATAAGTTTCTTTTTTTCTCAATATTTCTAGATAAGTTTGCAGAACTTTGAACCATTGTAATTTATATTGATACTTTTCACTACCAACTTCTGAACCATTGGGAACATATAAATTAATAATACGAACATCATTAATAACCCCTGTAATTACTCGCTTTTGTTCATCAAAATCTTGGGACAAAGATTCCCCAACAATGGGGGTAAATCCTGTCATAACATCCGTCATTGGCTGACGACTAAAAATTGCTACACCATTGTAAGCTTTTTGTCCATAAATATAAGTATAATAGCCCAATTCTTCAAAGGGAATTATCGGAAAATCTTTATCAATTACTTTCGTTTCTTGTAAACAAAGAACATCAACATCGTTAGTTTTTAACCAGTCAATTACATGGCTTTGTCTTGTCCGAATTGAATTCACATTCCACGTTGCAACTTTCATCTAATTTCTATTCCGCTTTATTGACTGAAATAACCCTTATCTAGTTTACGTTGAAAACCAAGTTATATCAAGAATTTACTCTATCTTTTTCTGACAAAAAAATACAAGACCGTTCAAACAGTCTTGTATTTTAATCATAGCTTACTTTAGGTAATTTAATAACCCTTAAGCAGCCTTAGCTAAAACAGAATTACCTGTCAACACTTTAATCGCTGCTTGATACTGTAAATCATCCTTTGTCCCAATTTGTTGATAAGCAATGGGATCTTGGGTAACTAATTGATCAGGGGCAATTCCTAACTTGTGAATATCCTTATGATTCGGGGTTTCATACTTAGCAACAGTAATGGCTAAACCCGCACCATCAGGCAACTCAAATAAGGACTGGATTAAGCCTTTCCCAAAGGTTTTTTCCCCCACTAAAATACCTCGTCCATTATCTTGTAACGCTCCTGCTAAAATTTCACTAGCACTCGCGGTTCCTTGATTGACTAATACCACTAAAGGATCTTCAGTTAAAGCAGGCCCCAAAGCCGTAAAACTATCTTGAACCCCTTGACGGTTTACTGTATAAACAACTGTCCCTTGAGGCATCCATAAACGAGCAATTTCAATACCCGCTTGTAAAAGTCCCCCCGGATTATTTCTTAAGTCTAGAATATAAGCTTGGGCCCCTTGTTCCTCTAAATTATTGATCGCTTCCGTCATTTCTTGAGCAGCATTGGCACTAAATTGATTAAGACGAATATAACCAATGGGTAGCTGATGATTTGGATTATCTAAAGTGGCAAAAACCGGACTTAAAGAAATCCTTTCCCGTACAATATTAATCTGGCGACTCCTAGCATCATCTTGATGGGGTAAAATAGTTAAAGAAACCGTTGTCCCACTGGGGCCGCGCATTCTGGTAGCTGCTTCATCCAAAGTCAAGGTTGTGGTGTCCATCCCGTCAATTGCTAAAATGCGATCGCGGGTTTTAATTCCAGCAGTTTCGGCCGGCGATCCCGCTAAAGGAGAAACCACTTCTAAGTTGCCAGTTTCAGGATTAATATTAATCTGTAATCCCACCCCAGATAATTCCCCGGCTGTGCTAACCTGTAGGTTATGATATTGCTCAGGGCGCAAAAGACGGGTAAAGGGTTCATCTAAGGTGGACAACATCTCATCAATGGCCTGGTAAGTTTCCTCACGATCATGGAGGGGACGCTTAAGAAGATTTTGCCGCAATGACCACCAATTTTGATGATTAAAGGTGTCATCTAAATAGGATTGATTAACCAGTCTCCAAGACTGAAGCAAAAGCTTTTGATCTTCTGTAAAAGCTCCTGCGTCGGGAGTCCAAGTAAAAAAGTTGAAGAGGAGGGAAAAACTAAGGAAAAGAGTTACCCAAAATGCACGTTTTCTCATGTGGCAAACTAATAAATGATGTTTCCGAATGCTTTAATGATCCAGGGATCTAATTCTATTGTGCCGAAATTCTCACAAAATTGACAATGGCAAAGCCCGCAAAGGCGGGCATCGTCTGTTTAATGAAGTCAGGAGTTGAAATTATTGGGAGATTGTCACTCACCACTAATTAAGTGACAGGGGTTGCCGTTACCATCAAATATAGTAAAACCGCCAAAAACAGAACACAGAGTTTCACAATCAGATAAGTGATGCTATCAGGATAAAAAAATGTATTAATCATGACCTCTCTCCTTTGGGAATCTGATCAAATGTACTTCCCTATCTTCATTGTGCTGCGAAATTTCTAAGTTGTTGCTGAAAAGCAGTAAAAATTAACTCAAATATCCAAAGACAACCCTTATGAGATGATAGAGAAAGGGGCAGAGCGCGTTACTAAATTCTGAAAAAATTGTGAATTTTAAGGATCAAAACTGAGGAAATTGTATGAAAATTGCTATCTTATCTCAAGATGCTTCTTTGTACTCGACAAAACGGCTAAAAGAAGCGGGAGAAGCCCTAGGCCATGATATGCGGGTGATTAATTACCTTCGCTGTTACATGAATATTACCTCCCATAAACCTGCTGTTTACTACAATGGCAAACCCCTAGAAAGTGTTGATGCCATCATCCCGCGCATTGCTGCCTCTAAAACCTTTTATGGTACCGCCGTCGTCCGTCAATTTGAGGTCATGGGGGTATTTAGTGCCAATGAATCCCAGGCCATTTCCCGTTCCCGTGATAAACTGCGCTGCTTGCAACTTCTCGCCAGGGACGGTATCGGTTTACCCGTGACGGGATTTGCCCATGCCACCCAAGATATTGATGGGTTACTGGAATCCGTTGGTGGTGCGCCTGTCGTCATTAAACTCTTAGAAGGGACTCAAGGCATCGGGGTGGTATTGGCGGAAACCCACAACGCGGCTAAATCGGTTATTGAAGCCTTTCGTCAGTTAGATGCCAATATTCTGGTTCAAGAATTTATCAAAGAAGCCGCAGGGGTCGATATTCGCTGTTTTGTGGTTGGCGGAAAAGTGATCGCCGCCATGATGCGTCAAGGGGCAGAAGGGGATTTTCGCTCTAATCTTCATCGTGGTGGCCAGGCCGATATGGTTAAATTAACTCCAGAGGAACGAACTACAGCTGTTCGGGCCGCGAAATCCATGGGGTTAAAAGTGGCAGGAGTTGATCTGCTTCGCTCTAATCATGGGCCTGTTGTCATGGAAGTTAATTCTTCCCCTGGACTTGAAGGTATTGAAAAAGCCTCCGGGGTTGATGTAGCCACTAAAATCATTGAATTTTTAGTAAAAAATGCCCCTTCAGGAAGCAACCGCGATCGCATTCAGTATTAACTTTATGACAGACCATATCTTAGAAATTGGCGGAATGGCGATCGCCCCTGGAAAAAGGCAACATTTAGAAATTCCCGTGGCCCAATTGCCGACACGCACAACCATTTCTTTGCCCGTGATTGCTATCAATGGTCAATTTCCTGGCCCCAGACTCTGGTTAAGTGCGGCCATTCACGGGGATGAAATTAACGGGGTCGAAATTATTCGTCAAGTGTTGGAAAGATTGAAGGCCAAACATTTATCTGGGGCGGTGATCGCTGTCCCCATTGTCAATGTTTTTGGCTTTATTGAACAATCTCGCTATTTACCTGATCGCCGTGACTTAAATCGCTCTTTTCCAGGTTCTGCCCAAGGTTCCCTCGGTTCCCGTCTCGCTCATTTATTTATGACGGAAATTGTCCATCACAGTACCCACGGGATCGATTTACATACGGCGGCCCAACCCAGGATTAATTTACCCCAAATTCGGGCTAATTTAGCCGATGCCGAGACTTATCGCTGCGCTCAAGCCTTTGGCGCACCTTTGATGATTCATGCCACCACCCGTGACGGTTCCCTGCGTCAAGCGGCTAGTAAACAGGGAATTCCTACTTTATTGTACGAAACAGGAGAAGCATCCCGTTTTGATCCCGATGGCATTGAAATTGGGGTTGATGGTATTCTGCGCGTCATGGATCTCTTAGGAATGTACGCTCACCCTTTAGCCAATACCCAGTTTACTTCTCTGGAAATCACTCAAACCAAATGGGTAAGAGCGTCCCGTAGTGGGTTGCTACATTTAGAGGTCAAATTAGGCAATAAAGTAGAAAAGAAGCAGCGTTTGGGGATTATTACTGATGCTTTTGGCGAAACTATGGCTAAAATTCGTTCTCCTGAACAGGGGGTGGTTATTGGCCATGTTCAAAACCCCTTGGTTAATAAAGGCGATGCCATTGTCAATTTAGCTTTAATCTCCGAAAAACCAACTAAGGAGCAGAAAAACCATGATTCCCAGGATTAAACCCAGAAAAGAATTGAAAGCATCTAATAAATAGATAGGGATGATTGCCAAAATCGAAGACCCGATCCAATTGATGACTAACAGGAATACCACAACAACCAGAATGGCCATGAATAGCACCGATACAATTGACATCCTCATTGCATTTTAAGATAGATGAGCAACCTGCTAGGATAGAAATGATGTTTGATTGACAAAACCCTTGATTTAAGCCTTTTAAGCGTTTACGAAAACTATGAAGTCTGCAAAATTGTTGCGCCAACTGGGTCGTCATTGTCTGGGACTTTTCCTCGGTATTGTCCTCTGCTTTGGTGGCTTTCATTTTCTCTCCTCTCAAGCTGGCACTTTAGAAGAACAGTCTGTAATAACAACTGCGCCAATTGAATTGGCCAAAGCACCCCTCGAAGTCGGGACACAAAGCTTTGTCTCAGCGGCCGTAACCCGCACCGGGCCAGCCGTTGTCCGCATTGACACGGAAACAGTGGTCACAAGACAAGTTGATCCCATGTTCGATGATCCCTTCTTCCGGGAGTTTTTTGGGCAGCAGTTTCGCTCTAGTTCGCCCCAACAACAACGGATTGCGGGTCAAGGCTCTGGTTTTATTATTGATGAGAGTGGCATTATTCTGACCAATGCTCATGTGGTGAATAATGCGAATAAAGTAACGGTGACGCTCAAAGATGGACGAACTTTTAACGGGCAAGTCAAAGGGACTGATGAAGTGACGGATTTGGCCGTGGTTGTCATTAACCCTAATGGGGCCGCCTTACCTGTTGCGCCTTTGGGGGATTCCAACGCCCTACAAGTGGGAGATTGGGCGATCGCAGTGGGTAATCCTGTGGGCTTAGATAATACGGTAACATTAGGCATTATTAGCACTATTGGTCGTTCTGCGGCTAAGGCAGGAATTCCCGATAAACGGCTCGATTTTATCCAAACAGATGCAGCGATTAATCCTGGTAATTCGGGGGGCCCCCTTTTAAATGCTAATGGGGAAGTAATTGGCATCAATACGGCGATTCGGGCTGATGCTATGGGTATTGGCTTTGCCATTCCCATTAATAAGGCAAAATCCCTGGAAAAAACCTTAGCGGCCGGACAAAAGGTTGCTCATCCCTATATTGGGGTGCAAATGGTAAATATTACCCCTGAGATAGCGCGGGAAAATAATCAAAATCCTAATTCGCCGATGATGGTGGCGGAAGTTGAGGGAATTTTAGTGGTACAAGTTGTTCCCAATAGTCCCGCCGATAAAGCGAGATTCCGTCGGGGTGATGTGATCGTGGCTGTTAATGGTAAACCGGTCAAAGATGGGGCTGATTTACAAAATATTGTCGAAAATTCGGGGATTAATGCTAGTTTAAAAGTGAAACTATATCGCGGCGATCGCCTGTTAGACTTAACGGTGACGACGGCACAAATGCAAGGGGCATCCTAATCATTAATTGTAGATTAGATAGGGGTGAGTTTCACTTACCCCTTTTTTTCGGTAAAATTCATTTTTTAGGTCTTTTACTTTTCATGTTTAAACTCACGACTGATAAATTAATTACGTCTATTTTTTAAGCAAATATCAACAGAAATTCGATTGAAATTGACCCCTGCCAAGAGAATAAACAAGGCAATATTATAAATTAATTGACTACTTGCTCCGTTCCAATTTTGAATCATCGTAATACCATACATCAGTATAATCATCAAAATAAAACAAGCAATTAAAGCCTTTCTGGTTAAGAAACCAACCGTGATTAAAGCCCCCACAATTAACTCGACAGGAGGAACTAAACCCGCATTAATACTCACTAACAATTCAGGAATGCCTGAATCTTGCATCGTTGTTACCATCCCATTAATAAAGCCAGGAATATCAAAAATTCGGGTAAATCCATGATTAAAATAATTAACGCCAACTACTATTCTTAATAGGGTATAAGCCGCCACAATATCTTTGGTTCTTAGACTAAGATGGGGTTGATTTGTTAGGGTGTTTTTACTATCAAGCATGATTTTAGTGTAACTGATTTACTCAAAAATGAATCCTAAATCAAGATTAGAAAACCTATTTATTTCCTTGGTATTTAAGGCTTTTTTAGGCATTAAATTTAGTATACATTTAAGCTACATATCTTTGTAGGGGTCAACGGCCGTTGACCCCTACACTATACATTTGTTGTTCTCAGGTATAACCTGGAAACAAAG is part of the Crocosphaera sp. UHCC 0190 genome and harbors:
- the ctpA gene encoding carboxyl-terminal processing protease CtpA — its product is MRKRAFWVTLFLSFSLLFNFFTWTPDAGAFTEDQKLLLQSWRLVNQSYLDDTFNHQNWWSLRQNLLKRPLHDREETYQAIDEMLSTLDEPFTRLLRPEQYHNLQVSTAGELSGVGLQININPETGNLEVVSPLAGSPAETAGIKTRDRILAIDGMDTTTLTLDEAATRMRGPSGTTVSLTILPHQDDARSRQINIVRERISLSPVFATLDNPNHQLPIGYIRLNQFSANAAQEMTEAINNLEEQGAQAYILDLRNNPGGLLQAGIEIARLWMPQGTVVYTVNRQGVQDSFTALGPALTEDPLVVLVNQGTASASEILAGALQDNGRGILVGEKTFGKGLIQSLFELPDGAGLAITVAKYETPNHKDIHKLGIAPDQLVTQDPIAYQQIGTKDDLQYQAAIKVLTGNSVLAKAA
- a CDS encoding DNA cytosine methyltransferase — protein: MKKKRPIAVDLFAGAGGMTLGFEQAGFDVLASVEIDPIHCAIHEYNFPFWTVICESVETITAREIRDFSNISNQPIDVVFGGPPCQGFSLIGKRSLEDDRNALVKHFIRLVLELNPNYFVMENVPGMAIGKHQKFLQEIFDVFARNDYQVRTDYQILNAANFGVPQTRERLFLLGAKQGLELPNYPDFITQYSQHNAQLLPKTPTVKNAINDLPEVNNYPELTYQDWVIADYGKPSNYVKNLRNLSHLDDDYSYYREYNQQLLTSSLLTKHTPKSIERFKHTLPGKIEPISRFLKLHPDGLCNTLRAGTPSNRGAHTSPRPIHPFHPRCITVREAARLHSYPDWFRFHVTKWHGFRQIGNSVPPLLAKAVAQEIIEVLEIIPRKLTSRHRLEREDLLSFNMSQAARYYNVHSKIVGTRTRKIDKENHEKNQYIF
- a CDS encoding HhoA/HhoB/HtrA family serine endopeptidase: MKSAKLLRQLGRHCLGLFLGIVLCFGGFHFLSSQAGTLEEQSVITTAPIELAKAPLEVGTQSFVSAAVTRTGPAVVRIDTETVVTRQVDPMFDDPFFREFFGQQFRSSSPQQQRIAGQGSGFIIDESGIILTNAHVVNNANKVTVTLKDGRTFNGQVKGTDEVTDLAVVVINPNGAALPVAPLGDSNALQVGDWAIAVGNPVGLDNTVTLGIISTIGRSAAKAGIPDKRLDFIQTDAAINPGNSGGPLLNANGEVIGINTAIRADAMGIGFAIPINKAKSLEKTLAAGQKVAHPYIGVQMVNITPEIARENNQNPNSPMMVAEVEGILVVQVVPNSPADKARFRRGDVIVAVNGKPVKDGADLQNIVENSGINASLKVKLYRGDRLLDLTVTTAQMQGAS
- the xth gene encoding exodeoxyribonuclease III; this translates as MKVATWNVNSIRTRQSHVIDWLKTNDVDVLCLQETKVIDKDFPIIPFEELGYYTYIYGQKAYNGVAIFSRQPMTDVMTGFTPIVGESLSQDFDEQKRVITGVINDVRIINLYVPNGSEVGSEKYQYKLQWFKVLQTYLEILRKKETYELCICGDFNVALEDIDIYDPKNKEKHIMSSSLERESLQKILTIGLKDAFRKFTTDGGHFSWWDYRSGGFQRNRGWRIDHLYLTDKLYKKAINCIIDREPRKLEKPSDHTPVIVEF
- the rimK gene encoding 30S ribosomal protein S6--L-glutamate ligase, with translation MKIAILSQDASLYSTKRLKEAGEALGHDMRVINYLRCYMNITSHKPAVYYNGKPLESVDAIIPRIAASKTFYGTAVVRQFEVMGVFSANESQAISRSRDKLRCLQLLARDGIGLPVTGFAHATQDIDGLLESVGGAPVVIKLLEGTQGIGVVLAETHNAAKSVIEAFRQLDANILVQEFIKEAAGVDIRCFVVGGKVIAAMMRQGAEGDFRSNLHRGGQADMVKLTPEERTTAVRAAKSMGLKVAGVDLLRSNHGPVVMEVNSSPGLEGIEKASGVDVATKIIEFLVKNAPSGSNRDRIQY
- a CDS encoding manganese efflux pump MntP family protein, with protein sequence MELLNISFLGLGLAADAFAVSLTSGFVIQHIKLHKALKIALFFGVFQGIMPLIGWLLGLSFRGILSSFDHWIAFILLGFIGGKMIYEATKLEEDNKKFNPLDTYTLLALAIATSIDALAAGLGLSFLKYSILLPCTLIGLITFGLSLVGVFIGHKFGGIFNQKIEIIGGLTLIGIGTKILIEDLIKFN
- a CDS encoding DoxX family protein gives rise to the protein MLDSKNTLTNQPHLSLRTKDIVAAYTLLRIVVGVNYFNHGFTRIFDIPGFINGMVTTMQDSGIPELLVSINAGLVPPVELIVGALITVGFLTRKALIACFILMIILMYGITMIQNWNGASSQLIYNIALFILLAGVNFNRISVDICLKNRRN
- a CDS encoding succinylglutamate desuccinylase/aspartoacylase family protein — encoded protein: MTDHILEIGGMAIAPGKRQHLEIPVAQLPTRTTISLPVIAINGQFPGPRLWLSAAIHGDEINGVEIIRQVLERLKAKHLSGAVIAVPIVNVFGFIEQSRYLPDRRDLNRSFPGSAQGSLGSRLAHLFMTEIVHHSTHGIDLHTAAQPRINLPQIRANLADAETYRCAQAFGAPLMIHATTRDGSLRQAASKQGIPTLLYETGEASRFDPDGIEIGVDGILRVMDLLGMYAHPLANTQFTSLEITQTKWVRASRSGLLHLEVKLGNKVEKKQRLGIITDAFGETMAKIRSPEQGVVIGHVQNPLVNKGDAIVNLALISEKPTKEQKNHDSQD